The Garra rufa chromosome 23, GarRuf1.0, whole genome shotgun sequence genome includes a region encoding these proteins:
- the LOC141299296 gene encoding uncharacterized protein: MAFIKEESEDMKIGETFRVKNEDTEEQTDLMALKEESEVLNEMEEKDHHFINEEKSFSCSETEKISLRGRTSKTGRSFFICQRCGKCFDYKKNLKTHVRSHFGENPYTCPECGQSFHQKQHFEDHMRIHTEQPYTCPQCGKKFNYKVRFEDHLRVHTGDKPFTCQQCGRSFNQKGNLDRHLRVHSGEKPYTCQQCGRSFNRKGNLDSHMRVHTVESLFTCQQCGVSFTQKETFIRHMRIHNGEQSYTCDQCGKSFDQHENLEVHIRAHREKPYTCAECGKSFCQKQQFKVHMRIHSGEQPYTCPQCGKRFNHKQTRENHIRVHTGEKPFTCQQCGRSFNLKGSLNRHMRVHSGEKSFICGHCGKSLRNKATLKYHMRYHT, translated from the exons atggcatttattaaagaggagagtgaagacatgaagattggagaaacattcagagtcaaaaatgaagatactgaggaacaaacag acctgatggcactgaaagaggagagtgaagtactgaatgaaatggaagagaaagatcatcatttcataaatgaagaaaaatcttttagttgttcagAGACTGAAAAGATTTCCTTAAGAGGAAGGACTTCAAAGACCGGAAGAAGTTTTTTCATCTGTCAACGGTGTGGAAagtgttttgattataaaaaaaatcttaaaacacaTGTTAGGAGTCACTTTGGAGAGAATCCCTACACATGCCCTGAGTGTGGACAGAGTTTCCAtcaaaaacaacactttgaagaccatatgagaattcacactgagcaaccttacacatgccctcagtgcggaaagaagtTTAATTATAAAGTACGCTTTGAAGACCActtaagagttcacactggagataagcctttcacctgccagcaatgtggaagaagtttcaaccaaaaaggaaaccttgacagacacttgagagttcactctggagagaagccttacacctgccaacagtgtggaagaagttttaaccggaaaggaaaccttgacagtcacatgagagttcacactgtagagagccttttcacctgccaacagtgtggagtaagtttcactcaaaaagaaacctttatcagacacatgagaattcacaatggagagcagtcttacacgtgtgatcagtgtggaaagagttttgatcaacatgaaaaccttgaagtccacataAGAGCTCAtagagagaaaccctacacatgcgctgagtgtggaaagagtttttgtcaaaaacaacaatttaaagtccacatgagaattcactctggagagcaaccctacacatgccctcagtgcggaaagaggtttaatcaTAAACAAACTCGTGAAAaccacataagagttcacacaggagagaagcctttcacctgccagcaatgtggaagaagtttcaacctaAAAGGatcccttaacagacacatgagagttcactctggagaaaagtcatttatatgtggtcactgcggaaagagtCTCAGAAATAAAGCAACACTTAAATACCACATGAGGTATCACACATGA